The following are encoded in a window of Spea bombifrons isolate aSpeBom1 chromosome 2, aSpeBom1.2.pri, whole genome shotgun sequence genomic DNA:
- the LOC128473910 gene encoding vomeronasal type-2 receptor 26-like — MIEFLSYKDDLLTFISASASLLLCFVAGLILLVFTLFWNTPIVRANNRSLSFILLFFIMLSFLCVFLFIGRPVDITCMLRQTSFGIIFSVAVSCVLAKTLMVCIAFKATKPGSAWHKWVGVKLPNSTVMFCSSIQVIINICWLAISPPFQEQDLYSQKGKIIIQCNEGSVIAFYSVLGFMGILAAVSFIIAFLARSLPDSFNEAKYITFSMLVFCSVWIAMIPAYLSTKGKYLVAVEIFAILMSSFGLLSCIFFPKCYIILFRSEMNTKTYVLKNINT; from the coding sequence ATGATCGAGTTTCTTTCCTACAAGGATGACCTGTTGACTTTCATCTCTGCATCAGCTTCACTTCTGTTATGTTTTGTGGCTGGTCTAATACTATTAgtgtttactttattttggaATACACCAATAGTCAGAGCTAATAACAGGAGCCTCAGCTTCATCCTCCTGTTCTTTATCATGTTGAGCTTCctttgtgtgtttctgtttatCGGTCGTCCGGTGGATATAACATGCATGCTCCGTCAAACTTCTTTTGGAATCATCTTCTCGGTGGCTGTATCATGTGTGCTGGCCAAGACATTAATGGTCTGTATTGcttttaaagccaccaagcctGGCAGTGCATGGCACAAATGGGTTGGAGTCAAGCTGCCCAATTCCACCGTCATGTTTTGCTCATCTATTCAAGTTATAATTAATATCTGTTGGTTAGCTATTTCACCCCCATTTCAGGAGCAGGATCTGTACTCTCAAAAAGGAAAAATCATCATTCAGTGTAATGAAGGTTCAGTCATTGCCTTTTACTCTGTCCTGGGTTTTATGGGGATCCTGGCAGctgttagttttattatagcttttttagccaggtcattaccggacagttttaatgaggccaagtacatcaccttcagcatgctggtgttctgcagtGTTTGGATTGCAATGATCCCGGCCTATCTGAGCACTAAAGGGAAATACTTGGTGGCTGTAGAGATTTTTGCTATATTGATGTCAAGTTTTGGACTTTTAAgctgtatattttttcctaaatgctACATAATTCTATTTAGATCAGAAATGAACACAAAGACATATGTGCTCAAGAATATAAATACATAG